cccaggagttctaggcttcagtgagctatgatggtgccactgtactttagcctgggggtgacagagtgagaccctgtctctaaaaaaattttaaaatgttttcaagtctttaaaaagtatcttttaaaagtatctagctgacatatttttcaaaatttgtattAGCTATGTGTTTCCTTCTAAATCTGAACACTTAAAAGCTCTCAATAATTCTTTCCATACATAAAAGGGACAATGTTTACAATCATAAATGATTACAGCAATTTACTCTTGCaataataaatgtacatttatacATTGATAGAATTTCAACACATAGAgcacaaaagaagatattcatTACAATTTACACATAGAAAGGTCATCCATATTTGAAAGTGTTTATTACAGTACATCCAAATGATATGCCAGTATAACAGGTTGTTACGCTTATTGCATGCGAAGTCCATGTAACACAGCCACGGGATCATGGGTCATGCCCCAGTCTAGGAAACCCAGAAATGATGCTCAAGTCTGAACTTGGCAGTTCAGCCTTTCAGTGGCCAGAGTTGAAGATGAAGCTCTAGAGCAAAATTTCATACTAAGATCAAAGCCAAATTTTGGCGCACCCCTACTAAATTGTGTCACTTCTGTAAGAGGGACATACTTGCTgtccattaaaaattaaactggGGAAATGTATTTATCAACATGGAAGGATTGTCTTATTAATGCTGAATTTTAAAAGCTGGTTATAAACGATAATGAAAATGTGAGCCCAAATTTGTAATTAAGGGGAAACAAATCTGAGTAGATGAAAGATTGTGAGACACATACAAGATGTTCATGATAATTAGCTCAGGGCTTAAGATGaaaagattttgttttgcttttaattaaaaaaatttgtattttcttacaaAACATATTACTCATATGGtttttaagagtaaaaaatatttaaagtgcatCTTTTCTGTCTCCCCTTCTCTTTCATCTGGGGCCAGATTTTGAGCTTATTGAAACAGTCAGATGGCCTGGGACACTGATCATAGCCACCTCCAGCCCTCACCATCCATGTTCATCTGAGGGCCAAGGCTTTGGCAGGCTGCAGCTGCCTTTCCTGCACCTGTTCTGTGAGGAGAAGGAAAAGTGCCAAGAGGAAGGCAAAGGTCAGGTGGAGGGCAGAAAAGGGCAGCGGGCAATAGCCCTGTTTGACCAATGACAAACTGGAATCTCAGAGGCTAGAAGTCCCAGAAAAATCCGTCTTCAGTCTTGAGGCCCAGGGAATGGATAAATTGCATGTCTAAACTTTTTCACAGTAGAAGAAAAAGCTGCAAGTCATCCCCCAAATCCAtttccctcctcttctttctcaatACAACTCACATATCTTAGCTGGTTACATACTGACCAGTAGCTAGGTGTGCCCATGTGAACAAGTTCTGGCCAGTGAGAGAGGTAAGTGCATGTAATGTGTGCAACTTCCAGGAAATGTCCTTAAAAAGTAGGGTGtgtgtaggccaggtgcagtgacttgcgcctgtaatcccagcactttgggaggccaaggcgggcggatcacgaggtcaggcgttcaaaaccagcctgaccaacgtggtgaaacgctgtctctactaaaaatacaaaaattagccaggcatagtggcatgtgcctgcaatccctgctactcaggaggctgaggcagaagaattgctcgaacctgggaagtggaggttgcagtgagccaagatcgtgccactgcactccagcctgggtaacagagtgagactctgtctcaaaaaaaaaaaaaagtggggtgtGGTTGGATGTAGTATCTGTAAtacaagcattttgggaggctgaggcaggagtatcgcttgaggccaggagtttgagaccagcctgggaaacatagtgagacccccctccccccgcatctttccccaccccatctctacaagaaattgaaaaaaagattagctgggtgtggtggtgcacatctatagtccagctactctggaggctgaggctggaggactgcttgagcccaggaggttgaggctgcagtgagctatgatcataccgttgcactccagcctgggtgacacagtgagatcctgtctcaaaaaaaaaaaaaaaaaaaaaaaaaaaaaaaaagccaggcgcagtggctgtaatcctagcactttgggaggccaaggcaggtggataacttgaggccaggagttcgagaccagcctggccaacatggtgaaaccccgtctctactaaaaatacaaaaattggccaggtgtggtggtgcgtgcctgtagtcccagctacttgggaggccgaggcaggaaaatcacttgaattcgggaggcagagattgcagtgagcattgcagtgagccgagatcacgccactgcactccagcctgggtgacacagcaagactctgtctcaggagaaaaaaaagggggggtgggggcggtgcctattctttccccttttctcctttttgctgGCTGGAATATGGGCATGATGGCTGGGATAGAAGCAGCTGTTCTGTACCATGAGGCAGCATGCTCAGGATGACGGAACGATATAGAGTCTAGGTCTCACATAACCTTGGAGCCTCTGCATCAACCCTAGAGGGGCTCGCTTCAACTTCGTTTACGTGGCAGTGAATAAACTTTCATCTTAGTTTAAACCAGTTTTGTCTTGGGGCTACTATTACATGCCATGGAACCTAATCCCAGTTCATTACATAACTTCTCACTTCTTTAGTGTTTACTATGCCagccactattctaagtgctCTACAGATAGTTATCTTGTTTAACCTATGTAACAACCATATCAGGCGAGAGCTGTAATTAACTAACACTCTTTTATAAataggaaactgagacacagagaagttagCTGGCTTGCTCAAGGCTGCACCAGTGACTGTTGGAGCTGAAACCTGAACCAGGGTCCTTTGACCCCAGAACCTGTGCCCTGAATGCTCTCTAGACCTTCTTCTTGGAgtcctttttcctcctctggtCCCATCTGAAACTTCTATCCCATACTGCAGACCTGTTTTTGATGAttctgcacctgtaatcccagctacccgggaggctgaggcaggagaattgcttgaactcgggaggcggaggttgcagtgagccaagactgcaccattgcactccagcctgggcgactgagtgaaactccatctcagaagaaaacaaaacgacaaaaccccccaaaacaaaaGCTCATGACAAACTGCAAGTTAGCTAAAGTCCTCATTTAAAGGAGAGCAaatctgagactcagagaagctaAGGAACTTGCTCAAGTTCACATAGCTGGTGAATGGCAAAGCTGGGATACAAGCTCAGGTCAACACACACCAAaaacttgtgatttttttggtTGCACCACACTGCCTCTCTCCTGGGGCCTGGGCCATCTCTGCTGGGGTAGGGGCAGGGAGAAAGGGGGGGTCAGGAGTGTGAGGTTTGTGCTGCCTGCTGCTCTGTGATGGTAACAACATATCTAAGAGGCCTCCAAACAGCCAAGGGCACTGCGGGGACCTCACTCCCTTGGTCTCACTCCCCTCCTCCTGTAACTGAGATGTCAACCTTCTGTCTCATTCCCTCCCATCCTGGACACCTGGCATTGCAGGGCTCTCGATGGAGACAGTTGATTTCGCCCTGCTCCTCCTGAGCCTCCTCCATCGTGAAGACATAAACTTGGTGTGTCAGACAGATAAGTGAGCACTCGCTCACTACcccccctttcttctccttcctcttcccttttctctcttctcctctctgccctctccgtccctcctcttcatcctccctATACCCCCTCTTtatcctccctctgcctcctgtgtgctCTGAGATGAAAGGGCCAGTTAATCTTGCTGCCACCGCTTCCACGGGGCTGGGTATTCGCTTGTCCACAGGCACAGGCGTCTCTACCAGGGGTCCCTGGAAACCATGGCTAATTGGTGAAAGAGCCCATTGGTTCATTCTTCCACAGCCTGGATACTGCAAAAGAGGCTCTCTCAAGCTAAGCCAGGATTTCCACCCTGATGCACCAATCACCCGGGAGACCACTGGGTTTACTTGTCATCCAGACCTGTAGTTTCTACCTTGACATGTGAACTTGGAGGCTGAGCATCCCTGCCCCTAATTACACACACCCCCTCCAGCACAACAAACAGCAGAGTGCCTGAGGGCATTTGATTAATGTGCTGCAGGCTTACAAGTTTATgcatattatatttattcattcaaccaatgtttactgagcatctactactatatgccagacactgttagaggcactggggatacagcagtgaataaagcAGTCCAAATCCTACTCTCATGGAGTTGAGAAttcagtggggagagagagacagtaaACAGACAAACATATACCTGTCAAGTGGTGATAAATGTTGTTGAAGACAAACCAGAGTAGACGGGATGCAGATTGCAGAGCACAGCAGTTTTAGGTAAAGGGAGATCCTTCAGGTCTGTTACTCTGGGGGAGTATGTTATATACCTGCTTCCTTTATGCAACTGACATGTTCCAGAAAAGTTAAATGTCGATGAGATGTGTTTTGCATATTAAATCATATTTCAAATCAAACATAGTCAAGCCTTGCAAATTAACATGCAGCaaatctctgaacctcagtttccccataagGAAAATGGGTTTGATAATTCTCACCCCAGCTAGTTTGTGCTGTTGAGAGAGATTCATGggatgaaattttaattttgtggatGTACTTTGTAGCCTGCAAAGCACTTTATTACATCAAAGTAGTGTTATCGTTGTTAAAATGAAGACATAGTTAGCAAAGTAAATTACCACCTCCAAATAGAAACTCTGTGATAATCcaattttcatgtatttagtTGGCTAAAGTGAAGATTACACTTGCATGTTTTCCAAATCTGGGCAGGCAGGGATGGCATCTTTGTAAGCCTTCCGAGGCTTGGGAAGCACTCTGTGGTTATCCCTGGCTATGATCTGCTGTCAGCACTAAAGCGCATCCTGACCCAAGCCTAGCTTCACCTTGATCTATCTGAAATAAGAGcatgagaatgaaagaaaaccGCCACCAGCCTTCTTAGGTGAAGCTTCTTGCATCTTGGAATAGTCTCCATCCAAAACATTTGGGGCATTACAGGCCTGACAGACATGGAGGCGGGGTTACTCACTCAAGGCAGAAGCTGCTTGCTACATGGATTTCTCTCCTTGTAATACAACACTCTGAGGCAAAGTGGAATAATTTCCACTTCAAAGGGaattcattttattcaaataacACCACCAAATAGCAAGATTGAGGGCGCATATCTCCAGGAAAGGGCTGGACAGCAATGAGATGCTTatctgtgtccctgcccccaTGGGACTGCCTGCAGGTACAGTTATGGCTTAACTATAGGAATCTACAACAAGAACAATGGAGAGTGtggtttataaattatttctgtcACTGTTTATGGAGGACAAGATTAGAGTCAGGGTGGGTGGTGGCAGGTTGCAAGATCAATGGCAAATGTGCCCTCaccagatatttctttttgagacagagtcttgatctgtcacccaggctggagtgcaatggcatggtcttggctcacagcaacctctgcctcctgggttcaagcgattctcctgtctcagcctcttgagtagctgagattacaggcaccggccaccacgcctggctaatttttatatttttagtagggacggggtttccccatgttggccaggatggtctcgaactcctgacctcaggtgatctgcctgcctcagcctcccaaagtgctgggattacaggtgtgagccactgcgtctggccctcaccagacatttCAAAGACCTCGGAATATAGCTCTTCCTTTCAGAGACAGACCAGTAGCAATTCATCGATCGAGAGACTTTCACTCAGTGTCCACTCTGGGCAAATCATCCTATTAGGAAATATGGAAGAAACCCCAGAACATTTCCAACATAGGCAAGCAGCTCTCATTTTAGTTGGAAAGAGAAGAGAGTCCTGTAGATGAAAAGAGGAGCCCTAAAGAGGATGTGGGAGATGCTCAGGTACTTAAATTACATGATCCCATTTGATCATCATCACCACAAAGTAACAGCAGCATTCTTATTCCCATTATACGGATGAGCATACTGAGagcagagaggttaaatgacttgctcatggtcacacagctggtaaatggcaATAAAATGCTCATTCTTAGTCTGCTTGACTCTCATAGGGCCAGAATCCAAGTGAAGTTTTCATATTGATTTTGCCTCCCTACTGATTTTGTCAGGGATAAGCAtatgttttagaaaaacaaaatgacatttgCCGTGCTTCCCTTCACTCTATTCCTTAAGGGGAGCTGAGGAACCACTAGCTTTAGATCTGAAGCTTTAATGTCCTCTGTTGATAAAcgatatttctaaataaataatcatcCTTGTCCATTTGTGTTTCCACGACCAGATCTCCTTTTCCTGACTGAATACTCCCTTCCCCCACTAACATCTTCCCACGTTCGCttagcttctttctctctttccctttcctcatACACACAAATTCAGACACACACCTTCCCACCTCACAcccatatgcaaaataaaattagaaataccaCCCGACTCACAAGGTATTTGGGGAATGGAGATCTTCAGTCAGTATACCCAAACCCAAGCACCCCAGCCAGGCTCCCTCCCTACCAAGCCCATGTGAGAGGCAGACAGAGCTTGTGAAAAGGGGCCCAGACGGCCACGATTATGAGACAAAGCTGCTCTGAAGGGAAAAGGGCCATGTGTGCCTCCCCGTGTCTGCCCTGTGGCCACTGGAACTCACAGGGCTACCAGCTGCTCACGGCCACCATGTGGCATATACTGTTCCTTCACTTACATGTCAGATCCTTTTAGAACGTGAAAAGATTTCCtggcctcttttttattttgatgtatgcTGATAAATTACAGAGGAAACAGTGTTTGGTTATTCAAGAATACAGGCTGAGCTGATCAGCATATGGCCCTTATTTCAAGGGATTGCTCTTGTTTTAATCAGCCAGTTGagaaagcaataaataattatttatttattaagtatgCCATCGCCCAGAGGAGAGGAACAGGGCAGGTAGGTGAGCCCTGACACCCAGGACATTGAGGATGGTGATGGCACCAATATTCCTGCAGTGTTTGATGCTTTTAAGGCTCTGCTCCCCCTACCCCCCACTATTTGAAACATACTGGTGTCACTACCCTCTTGGCGCATGACAGTGCCCACCTTAGAATAGCGGAGCcctggaagggaaaggaaatagaaataagaagATGGGGGTGGGGCTCGAAGAAGAAGCTCCAAGTTCAAGCTCTGTGTCTGGATAAACTCCCATTGTCTTTCCTTCTCCCAAATCAGAGCTGCCTGTGGGTCCCAGGGTGATGCTGGGTTGTGTAGAGGCTGAGCGCAGAAGCATTAATGCTAGAACCAGGTTCAAGTCCAGGCTCTGTCACTtaatggctgtgtgaccttagacatgcgacttagcttctctgagcttcaACCTCCTCATCCCCAGAATGGGGCTCAGCCAGCTTCACAGATCAGGCTGAGAGGATTAAGGAAGCGTCTTATGCTAaaggcttagcacagtgcctgctacCTAGTAGGGGCCCGATAAGTAGTGTCTCTAATTATGATCTAATCAAGCAATGCTTGCCCTGGGCAGGCCCTGTTTAAGGGTTTTACATAGATTGTCACTTAACCCTcacatctctattttacagatgaggaaactggaatCTAAGAGCACACTGGAATTTACAGACGAAGAAACTGGAATCTGAGATCTCACAGTAGTGAATGGTGAATATTCAAACCCAGGTAGACAGGCTCCAGAGTCCCAACTCCCAACCCTCTGTACACAGCCCTTCTGAGGAGATGACGCTGATCTTCATGGGTGTTGCCCTGGCAAGCTGACCTCTCAAACCCCCAGGGTTCCTTCAGTCCGAGTGGAGAGCAGGGAAGGTCGTGGGACATAGCCCAGAGGGAAGGGCAGGATGATGGCTGGAGAATCCACATCAGGGCTGAATCCCAATCTCCCAGCTGGAACGGGCAGCTGAAACCAGGCAGGGCGCCCCAGCCCGCTCAAGGGGAAtcgagaggggaggagggggcaaGTCCACGATGCTGAGACTGGCGGCCAGAGCACCGCCCCCAGGAGCGGAGGGAGGGGTGGCGGGGCTGGGGGGTGCCCAGCTGCCATCCCCGCCGCTTCCTGGCCCCTACTCGCTGGCGCCCAAGTGGGAAGCCAGCAGCTGCccgctccctcctccccacatccCCGCTACCTGCCCAGTTCCCGAAGCGAAGCGCAGGCTGCGAGCCAGCCGGGCCGAGCCCACAACTTTGCAGCCTCGGGCAGGGCGAGAGCCGGCGTCCGGGGCTCCTCTTGTCGGCGACCAGAGCTCGGTGAGTTGATTTCCTCACCCCTCTGCAGCGGCGGCagtgcggcggcggcggcggcgcgggggGCGGCTTCCCGTGCGTCCGGGAGGCAGTGGCCGAGAAGCCAGCGGCCGCCGGCGCTGCCGGTCTTTCCAAGGCTCCGGCTGTGCCGCCCTCTGCCGCGGGCGAGGCGGGCGCCAGGGCTGAACGGACGGCTCCCTACGCCCCGGGGCCCCATGGGCGGTCTCTGCTGTCCCTTCTCCCGCGCAGGGCCAGGGCTGAGGCTGCCTGTCGAGCGCCCCTCACTCCCCTAGTCCCTGTCCTTCGCCGCCTTCCCAGCGCTGCGGCGCATCTGGCTGCTCCCGCGCCCCCCTGGCGACCGGCGCGGGGAAGGCACTTGCTTCGCCGGAGCCCCAGGCCGAGGGCTCTCTGGGGTGGGCACCGCCGCAGAACCCCGGCGGCGCAGGACTGGGGGCGGTGCCCAGCCCCCGGCGACCACCCTCAGGCGTGCACTGCGCTGCGCCCCAGCGGCAGGGAGAGGCCCACGCTCTCCGCGGAGGCTGCGGGTTCCCGGGGGGCGCTGGGACCTGCAAAGGGGATTCCAAGGTGACCAGTCGACCCGTGCTGACGGCACAGCCTGAAGAGAGGCCCCGTGGCATCCACCCATCCTAGGTGCAACCGCCTTCCCAGAACTTTTCTCGCGCCTCCAGCTGGCCGATTCCTTAGCCCCTGGAAAAGTTCTCTCGGGCGCACGGAATCCTATTTCTCGGTGGCTTCCGAGCTGGCCAGGAACCCCGGCTGTGAGgcgtggggtgggatggggacgCGGTGAGGGCTGAGCACGGCGGCGGGGTCGATCCCAGGAAAGGCTGGCCAAGCATCCACTCGTGCGCCCAGGGCGGGCTTGTCGGCATGGAAAGGATTTCGGCGCCATGAGGGTTGTTTGGGTTTCTCTCAGCAGGAGGGCGGGAGGCGGGCGCGAAGGGGGGATTTTAATTTCGCCTCAAATGAAAACGCTCTTTGCAAAGAAATAGCCTGGGCAGCCAGCGTTGGAGAGATGTGCTGGCCAGGACCCGCTGACACAGGTATTCTGGCTGCGCCCCCACCTCACACGGTGCCCGGGAGCGAGTGTGAGTGTATCGAttgttttaattgatttttttaagctaGGTAGCAGAGGCTGCGTGTCTGTACACGcggatatatacatacacaaatacagaTACTCAAGCGCACACAGATTACACGTACAGAGTCACagacaaggacacacacacacatcgtGGTCCCGCACGCACACATACCTCCAAAGAGCCTTGGGTAACCGGTGAGGTCCCTGAGTGCTGCCCAAGATGTGTGTGGGTGGAGGCGCAGGGACCGAGAAAAGGGAGTGTGAAGCAGGATTTCCAGCAGGTCAAATGCCGCTGATTCCaaatccttccctttctcctccccaaccccaaatccttccctttctcctcctagGGAGGTCTGAACCAGAAATCCCAAACCTGGGCTTGTTTCCACAGCCACAGAGGGGAGGAGTCCTATCCCCCGGCGCCCCCCACCCTCACAACTCCTATAGACTGCAAACGACTCCCTCCCTCCTGTGCCAGACTCTGCCGCGCCAAGGCACCGAGCTCGCTCAAAACCCCAGGCAACACTCACCCCCAGGTAGGGCCTAGACCCGAGGCCGCTGCGGGCTCGGGTCCCTGGCCTGCCTGATTCGGGGTTAGGGAACTGGGGAGGGGAAATCCGCGGGACAGGGGGTTGGGGGCGTGGAGTCGCGTGCAGTGCCCCAGACGCGCGGCACGGAGGAGCGCGCGAGGGCGCCCCCTGGACGCCTCAGTCAGTCAGTCCTCTTCTCACCCTGGGCCCCGCAGGAATGTAATCGAGGATGCTGGCCCTGCGGCTGCTCAACGTGGTGGCCCCCGCCTACTTCTTGTGCATCTCCCTGGTGACCTTCGTGCTGcagctcttcctcttcctgcccaGCATGCGCGAGGACCCCGCGGCCGCCCGGCTTTTCTCGCCCGCCTTGCTCCACGGGGCGCTCTTCCTATTCCTCTCGGCCAACGCCCTGGGCAATTACGTCCTTGTCATCCAGAACTCCCCAGACGACCTGGGGGCCTGCCAGGGGGCCTCGGCCAGGAAGACTCCATGCCCCTCACCTAGCACCCACTTCTGCCGAGTGTGCGCCAGAGTCACCCTGAGGCACGACCATCACTGTTTCTTCACCGGCAACTGCATCGGCAGCAGGAACATGCGCAACTTCGTCCTGTTCTGTCTCTACACCTCCCTGGCCTGCCTCTACTCCATGGTGGCCGGCGTGGCCTACATCTCCGCTGTCCTTTCCATCTCCTTCGCCCACCCCTTGGCCTTCCTCACGCTCCTGCCCACCTCCATCAGCCAGTTCTTCTCCGGTGAGTGGGCCTTGGCGGGCAGGTTGGGCTCTACACAAAGACCTCCCACACCAAAGTTGCTGGGCCCCAAACCCTAACCCCAaaagttgccagatttagcaaataaaaatacaggccgTCCCgctaaattaaaatttcagataaacaactcATAATTTTTTAGTGTAATTATGTCCCAGATATTGTATGAGATGCACTGAGAAAATTTGCTATTGGCTATCTGAAATACAAATTAAGCGGACATGCTGTATTTTATTGGCAACATCCCTCCTTACCCCCATCATCCTCATCCATCATGCTGTCCATATGCTCACAGAGTTGTGGCATCCGGGTAAtacacctgctgtgtgccaggcagggcTAGGTGCTGGCCATTCCTCCATGTAGCCCCATGAGGTACAACCGTGCTATGACATTCCTCTGCCTGGACCCCAGTCCTGCTTACATGTCACCCAAGGACTCTGCTCTCCAGAGGTCTCACCAACCAACTGAGGTAATATTGAACCTGTTGCCAGCTCAACCCAGCAGGAGGCTAAGCCCTGTCCTCCTGCCTATTATGTTTGACCTCACCAGCCTGTTCTCCAGCCTGCTGATGGCTCAGAGCAGAGGGAACTTGGGTGGGTGaggcaggcatttttttttttattttttttttttagacagagtctcactccacgaccaggctggagtgcagtggtgaaagcaatctctgcttactgcaacctctacctcccaggttcaagtgattctcttgcctcaacctcctgagtagctgggattacaggtgcgtgccaccacgccatgctaatttttgtatttttagtaaagacggtgttttaccatgttggccaggcaggtcttgaactcttgacctcaagtgatccgcacacctcagcctcccaaagtgctgggattacaggtgtgaaccactgcgcctggctgaggaCTGCACT
The sequence above is drawn from the Nomascus leucogenys isolate Asia chromosome 22a, Asia_NLE_v1, whole genome shotgun sequence genome and encodes:
- the ZDHHC22 gene encoding palmitoyltransferase ZDHHC22, yielding MLALRLLNVVAPAYFLCISLVTFVLQLFLFLPSMREDPAAARLFSPALLHGALFLFLSANALGNYVLVIQNSPDDLGACQGASARKTPCPSPSTHFCRVCARVTLRHDHHCFFTGNCIGSRNMRNFVLFCLYTSLACLYSMVAGVAYISAVLSISFAHPLAFLTLLPTSISQFFSGAVLGSEMFVILMLYLWFAIGLACAGFCCHQLLLILRGQTRHQVRKGVAVRARPWRKNLQEVFGKRWLLGLLVPMFNVGSESSKQQDK